A genomic segment from Klebsiella africana encodes:
- a CDS encoding LysR family transcriptional regulator: MDKLRGMETFIAVVECGSFTGAASRLGLSAVMVGKYIAQLESQLATRLLERNTRRQSLTDAGRVYFDEAKRVMEQVSIAESAVERLRLAPAGTLRVSAPTSFGASVIAPLTATFLQAWPAVRVELDLTNRMVDLVDEGVDLAIRIGEIHQEDLVARYLAPYRMVICAAPAYLARYGTPGRPEDLADHLCLSHTVWTARNEWRLPGVEGEVRWKRDAVLRCNDGYALRQAAIAGAGLLMQPEVLLADALASGSLVRVLEAWTPQPRPVHLLWRQDRRPLPKLTQFIAHLQQGMADALTTTRASE; this comes from the coding sequence ATGGACAAATTACGAGGGATGGAGACGTTTATTGCCGTGGTGGAGTGCGGCAGCTTTACCGGGGCGGCGTCGCGCCTGGGGCTGTCGGCGGTGATGGTTGGGAAATATATCGCCCAGCTGGAAAGCCAGCTGGCGACGCGTCTGCTGGAGCGTAACACCCGACGCCAGAGCCTCACCGACGCCGGGCGGGTCTATTTTGACGAAGCAAAACGGGTGATGGAGCAGGTCTCCATCGCCGAAAGCGCCGTTGAGCGGCTGCGGCTGGCGCCGGCCGGTACCCTGCGGGTGAGCGCCCCCACCTCGTTCGGCGCCAGCGTGATCGCGCCCCTGACCGCCACCTTCCTGCAGGCCTGGCCTGCGGTTCGGGTGGAACTGGATCTGACTAACCGGATGGTCGATCTGGTGGATGAGGGGGTCGATCTGGCGATCCGCATCGGCGAGATCCATCAGGAGGATCTGGTGGCTCGCTACCTGGCGCCGTATCGGATGGTGATCTGCGCCGCACCGGCTTATCTGGCGCGTTACGGAACGCCCGGGAGGCCGGAAGATCTCGCCGATCATCTCTGCCTGTCCCATACGGTCTGGACCGCCCGCAACGAGTGGCGGCTGCCGGGCGTAGAGGGAGAAGTGCGCTGGAAACGCGATGCGGTTTTGCGCTGCAACGATGGCTACGCGCTGCGCCAGGCGGCGATCGCCGGGGCCGGGCTGCTGATGCAGCCGGAGGTACTGCTGGCCGATGCGCTGGCCAGCGGCAGCCTGGTGCGCGTGCTGGAGGCGTGGACCCCACAGCCGAGACCCGTGCATCTGCTCTGGCGCCAGGATCGCCGGCCCCTGCCGAAGCTGACGCAGTTTATCGCCCATCTTCAGCAGGGAATGGCCGACGCGCTGACAACGACCCGCGCATCGGAATAA
- a CDS encoding short chain dehydrogenase: MKIIVIGASGTIGRAVSEELSQRHDVIRVGRTRGDYQVDITSQESVEALFAQTGEVDAIVSTTGNLHFGPLSTMTDSQFNLGLQDKLLGQIRLALIGQHFLRDGGSITLVSGIVAQEPIAQGINATTVNAGLEGFVRAAACELPRGIRINLISPTVLSESLAAYGDFFPGFPNVPAAAVAQAYRRSIEGVQTGRIYPVGY; the protein is encoded by the coding sequence ATGAAAATTATCGTTATCGGTGCCAGCGGCACCATCGGTCGCGCGGTCAGCGAAGAACTGAGCCAGAGACATGACGTTATCCGCGTCGGCCGCACCCGGGGAGATTATCAGGTGGATATCACCTCGCAGGAGAGCGTCGAGGCGCTATTTGCCCAAACGGGCGAAGTAGATGCCATCGTCTCCACCACCGGCAATCTGCATTTTGGGCCGTTAAGCACCATGACTGACAGCCAGTTCAATCTCGGGCTACAGGACAAGCTGCTGGGGCAAATTCGCCTGGCGCTGATCGGGCAGCACTTTCTGCGCGACGGCGGGTCGATTACCCTGGTTAGCGGCATTGTCGCGCAGGAGCCGATTGCTCAGGGGATCAATGCCACGACGGTCAACGCCGGTCTGGAAGGCTTTGTCCGCGCCGCCGCCTGCGAACTGCCGCGCGGGATCCGCATCAATCTCATCAGCCCCACTGTGCTCAGCGAGTCGCTGGCGGCCTACGGCGACTTTTTCCCGGGCTTTCCCAACGTTCCCGCTGCCGCCGTGGCGCAGGCCTATCGCCGCAGCATTGAAGGGGTTCAGACCGGACGCATCTACCCGGTCGGCTACTAG
- a CDS encoding aminotransferase-like domain-containing protein, whose amino-acid sequence MHDRRLAARAGELKPSAVRELLKHSKLPGVISLGGGIPAPELFDTEGLEQAVQKVMSERFNDAFQYGLTEGYPPLRQAVSEICQSRGVACSAAQVYITSGSQQSLDIVARTLLDPGDTIVVERPTYLAALQVFQLAQANILSVDTDDDGMLVEQLADLLETTRVKAVYLVPTFGNPGGKTLSEARRRRLVELAKKYDFVILEDDPYGEISFTDAVRRPLYQHAVELGCEDQVVYTSTFSKILAPGMRIGWIVMPDWLAQQTVIVKQAADLHTNMLSQVITAEYLSLNRLENQIALIREDYRKKCVALADALESRLGEHLEFSRPQGGMFLWARFRYPFDTMEWMKKTLENGVVYVPGEAFYHDKPDTRTLRLSYSTVSEAGLLTAVERLAASL is encoded by the coding sequence ATGCACGATCGGCGTCTCGCCGCCCGCGCGGGTGAACTCAAGCCCTCCGCCGTCCGCGAACTTCTCAAGCACAGTAAACTGCCCGGCGTGATCTCGCTTGGCGGCGGCATCCCGGCCCCGGAACTGTTTGATACCGAAGGCCTGGAGCAGGCGGTGCAGAAGGTGATGAGCGAGCGTTTTAATGACGCATTCCAGTACGGTCTGACGGAAGGCTACCCGCCACTGCGCCAGGCGGTGAGTGAAATTTGCCAGTCCCGTGGCGTCGCCTGTTCAGCCGCCCAGGTCTATATCACCTCTGGCTCCCAGCAATCGCTGGATATCGTTGCCCGTACGCTGCTCGATCCGGGCGATACTATCGTCGTTGAGCGTCCTACCTATCTGGCGGCGCTGCAGGTATTTCAGCTGGCGCAGGCCAATATCCTCAGCGTCGACACCGACGATGACGGGATGTTGGTGGAGCAACTGGCCGACCTGCTGGAGACCACCCGCGTCAAAGCCGTTTACCTGGTGCCGACGTTTGGCAACCCTGGCGGCAAAACGCTGAGCGAGGCGCGTCGTCGCCGTCTGGTTGAGCTGGCGAAAAAATATGATTTCGTCATTCTGGAAGACGATCCCTACGGCGAAATTAGCTTTACAGACGCCGTGCGACGCCCGCTCTATCAGCACGCTGTCGAGCTGGGCTGTGAAGATCAGGTGGTTTACACCTCGACCTTTTCGAAAATCCTCGCGCCGGGGATGCGTATCGGCTGGATCGTCATGCCGGACTGGCTGGCGCAGCAGACGGTGATTGTGAAGCAGGCGGCGGATCTGCATACCAATATGCTGTCGCAGGTGATCACTGCGGAATACCTCAGTCTGAACCGGCTGGAGAACCAGATTGCGTTGATTCGCGAAGACTACCGCAAGAAGTGCGTGGCGCTCGCCGATGCGCTGGAAAGCCGCCTTGGCGAGCACCTGGAATTCAGCCGCCCACAGGGGGGAATGTTCCTGTGGGCGCGTTTCCGCTATCCGTTCGATACTATGGAATGGATGAAGAAAACGCTGGAAAACGGCGTGGTGTACGTCCCGGGTGAAGCGTTCTATCACGATAAGCCGGATACCCGTACCCTGCGCCTTTCTTACTCCACGGTGTCAGAAGCCGGATTGCTGACGGCCGTTGAGCGGCTGGCAGCCTCCCTGTAA
- the gss gene encoding bifunctional glutathionylspermidine amidase/synthase, translating into MSKGSTSSDAPFGTLLGYAPGGVAIYSSNYSSLNPQDYPDDATFRSYIGNEYMGHKWQCVEFARRFLFLTYGFVFTDVGMAYEIFSLRFLREVVNDNILPLQAFANGSRRPPIAGSLLIWQKGGEFKHTGHVAVITQLVGNKVRIAEQNVIHSPLPQGQQWTRELTLEVNDGQYTIKDTFADTEILGWMIQTADTEHSLPQPVLPGEAMAIKGARLPNNGQFRGKWLNEKDPLQKAYVAANGHFINQDPYQYFTISESAEQELIKATNELHLMYLHATDKVMKDDNLLALFDIPKILWPRLRLSWQRRRHHMITGRMDFCMDERGLKVYEYNADSASCHTEGGLILEQWLKQGYYGTGHNPAEGLLDELAGAWKHSRARPFVHIMQDKDLEENYHAQFIQRSLTQAGFESKILFGLDELRWDAAGQLIDADGRLVNCVWKTWAWETAIEQVREVSAEEYAAVPIRTGHPQNEVRLIDVLLRPEVLVFEPLWTVIPGNKAILPVLWSLFPHHRYLLDTDFEVNDELVKTGYAVKPISGRCGNNIDLIGPQDELLDKTSGQFVDRKNIYQQLWCLPKVDGKYIQVCTFTVGGNYGGTCLRGDSSLVVKKESDIEPLIVLKDKA; encoded by the coding sequence ATGAGCAAAGGATCGACAAGCAGTGACGCCCCGTTTGGGACATTGTTAGGCTACGCGCCCGGCGGCGTAGCGATTTATTCATCGAATTACAGTAGCTTAAATCCGCAGGACTACCCGGATGACGCGACGTTTCGCAGCTACATCGGCAATGAGTATATGGGGCATAAATGGCAGTGCGTGGAGTTTGCGCGCCGCTTTCTGTTCCTGACCTACGGCTTTGTCTTCACCGATGTGGGGATGGCCTATGAAATCTTCTCCCTGCGTTTCCTGCGCGAAGTGGTCAATGACAACATTCTGCCGCTGCAGGCCTTCGCCAACGGCTCCCGCCGTCCGCCGATCGCTGGTTCGCTGCTGATCTGGCAGAAGGGCGGCGAGTTTAAGCACACCGGCCACGTTGCGGTGATCACCCAGCTTGTCGGCAATAAGGTGCGTATCGCCGAGCAGAACGTCATTCACTCGCCGCTGCCGCAGGGCCAGCAGTGGACCCGCGAGTTGACCCTCGAGGTCAACGACGGCCAGTACACTATCAAAGATACCTTTGCCGATACCGAAATTTTAGGCTGGATGATCCAGACCGCCGATACCGAACACAGCCTGCCGCAGCCGGTGCTGCCGGGCGAGGCGATGGCGATCAAAGGCGCGCGGCTGCCAAACAACGGCCAGTTCCGCGGTAAATGGCTGAACGAGAAAGACCCGCTGCAGAAAGCCTACGTGGCGGCCAACGGCCATTTCATCAACCAGGATCCCTATCAGTATTTCACCATCAGCGAAAGTGCCGAACAGGAGCTGATTAAAGCCACCAACGAGCTGCACCTGATGTATCTGCACGCCACCGATAAGGTAATGAAGGATGATAACCTGCTGGCGCTGTTTGATATCCCGAAAATTCTCTGGCCGCGCCTGCGTCTCTCCTGGCAGCGCCGTCGTCATCATATGATCACCGGGCGCATGGATTTTTGCATGGACGAGCGCGGGCTGAAGGTGTACGAGTACAATGCCGATTCCGCCTCCTGCCATACCGAAGGCGGGCTGATCCTCGAACAGTGGCTGAAGCAGGGCTACTACGGCACCGGCCACAATCCGGCGGAAGGTCTGCTCGATGAGCTGGCGGGGGCGTGGAAACACAGCCGGGCGCGGCCCTTCGTCCACATCATGCAGGACAAGGATCTGGAAGAGAACTACCACGCGCAGTTTATCCAGCGTTCGCTGACCCAGGCCGGTTTTGAGAGCAAAATTCTCTTTGGCCTTGATGAGCTGCGCTGGGACGCTGCCGGCCAGCTGATCGACGCCGACGGGCGGCTAGTCAACTGCGTCTGGAAAACCTGGGCATGGGAAACCGCCATTGAGCAGGTGCGCGAAGTCAGCGCTGAGGAGTACGCGGCGGTACCGATTCGTACCGGACATCCGCAGAATGAGGTGCGGCTGATTGACGTCCTGCTGCGTCCTGAAGTATTGGTATTCGAACCCCTGTGGACGGTGATCCCCGGCAACAAAGCCATTCTGCCGGTGCTGTGGTCGCTGTTCCCGCATCATCGCTATCTGCTGGATACCGATTTTGAGGTTAACGACGAGCTGGTGAAAACCGGCTATGCGGTGAAGCCTATTTCCGGGCGCTGCGGAAACAATATCGACCTGATCGGCCCTCAGGATGAACTCCTGGATAAGACCAGCGGCCAGTTTGTCGATCGCAAGAATATCTACCAGCAGCTGTGGTGCCTGCCGAAAGTGGACGGTAAGTACATTCAGGTGTGCACGTTTACCGTCGGCGGTAACTACGGCGGTACCTGCCTGCGCGGCGATTCGTCGCTGGTGGTGAAAAAAGAGAGCGATATCGAGCCGTTAATCGTTTTGAAAGACAAAGCATGA
- a CDS encoding trans-sulfuration enzyme family protein encodes MSSIHTLSVHSGTFTDSHGAVMPPIYATSTFAQPAPGQHTGYEYSRSGNPTRHALETAIADLENGTRGYAFASGLAAISTVLELLDKDSHLVAVDDVYGGTYRLLENVRRRSAGLQVSWVKPDDLKGIEAAIRPDTRMIWVETPTNPLLKLADLSAIAAIARRHSLISVADNTFASPAIHRPLEHGFDIVVHSATKYLNGHSDVVAGLAVVGDNSALAEKLGYLQNAVGGVLDPFSSFLTLRGIRTLALRMERHSANALQLAEWLEQQPEVERVWFPWLASHPHHQLARQQMALPGGMISVVVKGDDGYAERIISKLRWFTLAESLGGVESLVSQPFSMTHASIPLEKRLANGITPQLIRLSVGIEDPHDLIADWQQALREE; translated from the coding sequence ATGTCATCTATCCACACCCTGAGTGTACATAGCGGAACCTTCACCGACAGCCACGGCGCAGTGATGCCGCCGATTTACGCCACCTCCACTTTTGCTCAGCCGGCGCCGGGGCAGCACACCGGCTATGAATATTCCCGCAGCGGGAATCCCACCCGCCATGCGCTGGAAACCGCGATCGCCGATCTGGAAAATGGCACGCGCGGCTACGCGTTCGCCTCCGGGCTGGCCGCCATCTCCACCGTGCTGGAGCTGCTGGATAAGGACAGTCACCTGGTGGCGGTCGATGATGTGTATGGCGGCACTTACCGCCTGCTGGAAAACGTTCGCCGCCGTAGCGCGGGTCTGCAGGTGAGCTGGGTGAAACCCGACGACCTGAAGGGGATTGAAGCGGCGATCCGCCCCGATACGCGCATGATCTGGGTGGAAACGCCCACCAACCCGCTGCTGAAGCTGGCGGATCTCAGCGCCATCGCCGCCATTGCGCGCCGCCATAGCCTGATCAGCGTCGCCGATAACACCTTCGCCTCGCCGGCGATCCATCGCCCGCTGGAGCATGGGTTTGATATTGTGGTGCACTCCGCAACCAAGTACCTCAACGGCCATTCCGATGTCGTCGCCGGCCTGGCGGTGGTTGGCGATAACTCCGCGCTCGCGGAAAAGCTTGGCTATCTGCAGAATGCGGTAGGCGGCGTGCTTGACCCGTTCAGCAGCTTCCTGACGCTACGCGGCATCCGCACCCTGGCGCTGAGGATGGAGCGCCACAGCGCGAACGCGCTGCAGCTTGCGGAATGGCTGGAACAGCAGCCGGAAGTGGAGCGGGTCTGGTTCCCCTGGCTGGCCTCGCACCCGCATCATCAGCTGGCGCGCCAGCAAATGGCGCTGCCCGGCGGCATGATTTCGGTGGTGGTGAAGGGCGATGACGGTTACGCCGAACGCATCATCAGCAAGCTGCGCTGGTTTACGCTTGCGGAGAGTCTGGGCGGCGTGGAGAGTCTGGTGAGCCAGCCCTTCAGCATGACCCATGCCTCGATCCCGCTGGAGAAACGCCTGGCGAACGGTATCACACCGCAGCTGATCCGCCTGTCGGTCGGGATCGAAGATCCTCACGATCTGATTGCCGACTGGCAGCAGGCGCTGCGGGAGGAGTGA
- a CDS encoding type II toxin-antitoxin system TacA family antitoxin → MPAANSMTMKRETLNLRIKPAERDLIDRAAKARGKNRTDFVLEAARAAAEEALIEQRIIMADPQAYQEFLARLDQAPEPNAALRKTMQTPAPWEQEK, encoded by the coding sequence ATGCCAGCCGCAAACAGTATGACGATGAAACGCGAAACCTTGAACCTGCGCATCAAGCCCGCCGAGCGCGATCTTATTGATCGGGCGGCGAAAGCCAGAGGGAAAAACCGCACTGACTTTGTGCTGGAGGCCGCCCGCGCTGCCGCTGAGGAAGCGTTGATTGAGCAACGCATCATTATGGCCGATCCGCAGGCTTATCAGGAATTTCTCGCTCGTCTGGATCAGGCTCCTGAGCCCAATGCCGCATTGCGTAAAACCATGCAGACCCCTGCGCCGTGGGAACAGGAAAAATGA
- a CDS encoding GNAT family N-acetyltransferase, whose product MISAPEPLHAGHILTPFCSGVDSMDNWLKQRAMKNQLSGASRTFVCCDDAKVMAYYSLASSAVTTNTAPGRFRRNMPDPIPVVVLGRLAVEKSLHGKGVGRALVRDAGLRVIQVAETIGIRGMLVHALSDEARDFYLRVGFEPSPMDPMMLMVTLGDLVHA is encoded by the coding sequence ATGATTTCTGCCCCTGAGCCGCTTCACGCCGGGCATATTCTTACTCCATTCTGCAGTGGCGTGGATTCGATGGATAACTGGCTGAAACAGCGGGCGATGAAGAACCAGCTTTCTGGCGCATCCCGCACGTTTGTCTGCTGCGACGATGCGAAGGTAATGGCGTACTACTCACTGGCTTCCAGCGCTGTGACGACAAATACTGCGCCTGGTCGTTTTCGCCGCAATATGCCTGATCCGATCCCGGTTGTGGTGCTGGGTCGTCTGGCGGTGGAGAAATCACTACATGGGAAAGGTGTCGGGCGGGCGCTGGTACGTGATGCCGGGCTGCGTGTGATTCAGGTGGCGGAGACTATCGGCATTCGCGGGATGCTGGTTCACGCCCTGTCGGATGAAGCACGGGATTTTTACCTGCGGGTGGGGTTTGAGCCGTCGCCGATGGATCCGATGATGCTGATGGTGACGTTGGGGGATTTGGTTCATGCCTGA
- a CDS encoding ornithine decarboxylase, giving the protein MKSMHIAASYELVTRLSTHRRVVALDSTDFTDVAAVVITAADSRSGILTLLRRSGFNLPVYLLSETVVERPEGVQAVIAGKDQEWLELEAAACDYEARLLPPFFNTLTQYVEMDNSTFACPGHQHGAFFKKHPAGRQFYDFFGENVFRADMCNADVKLGDLLIHEGSAKHAQKFAAKVFNADKTYFVLNGTSAANKVVTNALLTRGDLVLFDRNNHKSNHHGALIQAGATPVYLEAARNPFGFIGGIDERCFDERYLRDLIRETAPEKATAPRPFRLAVIQLGTYDGTVYNARQVVDKIGHLCDYILFDSAWVGYEQFIPMMADCSPLLLELTPDDPGIFVTQSVHKQQAGFSQTSQIHKKDNHLRGQARFCPHKRLNNAFMLHASTSPFYPLFAALDVNAKIHEGESGRRLWAECVALGIEARKAIIANCKMIQPFIPPMVAGRPWQDHPTEAIARERRFFSFEPDARWHGFEGYADDQYFVDPCKLLLTTPGIDAESGEYSEFGIPATILAHYLRENGIVPEKCDLNSILFLLTPAESAEKMAHLVAMLGQFEQHIEADTPLADVLPTIYNKYPVRYRDYTLRELCQEMHDLYVSFDVKSLQKEMFRKRSFPRVVMNPQDANHEFIRGNVELVRLSEAEGRVAAEGALPYPPGVLCVVPGEVWGGAVLRYFLALEEGVNMLPGFSPELQGVYSETDPDGIKRLYGYVLKG; this is encoded by the coding sequence ATGAAATCCATGCACATTGCCGCCAGCTACGAGCTGGTCACCCGCTTGTCCACCCACCGTCGCGTTGTGGCGCTGGACAGTACCGATTTTACCGATGTGGCGGCAGTCGTCATCACCGCGGCGGACAGTCGCAGCGGCATCCTTACTCTCCTCAGGCGTAGCGGATTTAATCTGCCGGTCTACCTGCTGAGTGAGACGGTGGTCGAGAGGCCAGAGGGGGTGCAGGCGGTGATCGCCGGTAAAGATCAGGAGTGGCTGGAGCTGGAGGCGGCGGCCTGTGATTATGAAGCGCGTCTGCTGCCGCCGTTTTTCAATACTCTGACCCAGTACGTCGAGATGGATAACAGCACTTTTGCCTGTCCGGGGCATCAGCATGGGGCGTTTTTCAAAAAGCACCCTGCAGGCCGTCAGTTCTATGACTTTTTTGGCGAAAATGTCTTTCGCGCTGACATGTGCAACGCCGACGTGAAATTAGGCGATCTGCTGATCCACGAAGGGTCGGCCAAGCACGCGCAGAAGTTCGCTGCGAAGGTGTTCAATGCGGATAAAACCTATTTCGTCCTCAACGGCACTTCGGCGGCCAACAAAGTCGTGACCAATGCGCTGTTGACCCGTGGCGATCTGGTGCTGTTCGATCGTAACAACCACAAGTCGAATCATCACGGGGCGCTGATTCAGGCGGGAGCGACGCCTGTCTATCTCGAAGCCGCGCGCAATCCGTTCGGCTTTATCGGCGGCATTGATGAGCGCTGCTTTGATGAGCGCTACCTGCGGGATCTCATCCGCGAAACGGCGCCAGAGAAAGCCACTGCCCCCCGCCCGTTTCGTCTGGCGGTGATCCAGCTCGGGACCTACGACGGTACGGTCTATAACGCCCGTCAGGTGGTGGATAAGATCGGCCACCTCTGCGATTACATCCTGTTCGACTCGGCATGGGTGGGCTATGAGCAGTTTATCCCGATGATGGCCGACTGCTCGCCGCTGCTGCTGGAGCTGACCCCGGACGATCCGGGTATTTTTGTCACCCAGTCCGTGCACAAGCAGCAGGCCGGCTTCTCACAGACGTCGCAGATCCATAAAAAGGATAACCATCTGCGCGGCCAGGCGCGCTTCTGTCCACACAAGCGGCTGAATAACGCCTTTATGCTGCATGCCTCCACCAGCCCGTTCTATCCGCTGTTCGCCGCACTGGACGTCAACGCCAAAATCCATGAAGGTGAGAGCGGCCGTCGCCTGTGGGCCGAGTGCGTGGCGCTGGGCATTGAGGCGCGCAAAGCAATCATCGCCAACTGCAAGATGATCCAGCCCTTTATTCCGCCGATGGTGGCGGGGCGCCCGTGGCAGGATCACCCGACCGAGGCGATCGCCCGTGAGCGCCGCTTCTTCAGCTTCGAACCCGACGCGCGCTGGCATGGTTTTGAAGGCTACGCGGACGACCAGTATTTTGTCGACCCGTGCAAGCTGTTGCTGACCACCCCGGGCATCGACGCGGAGAGTGGGGAGTACAGTGAGTTCGGCATTCCGGCGACTATTCTGGCGCATTATCTGCGTGAAAACGGCATCGTGCCGGAGAAGTGCGATCTCAACTCGATTCTGTTCCTGCTGACGCCGGCGGAGAGCGCCGAAAAAATGGCGCATCTGGTAGCGATGCTCGGGCAGTTCGAACAGCATATTGAGGCGGATACGCCGCTGGCCGATGTGTTGCCGACCATCTACAACAAATATCCGGTGCGCTATCGCGACTATACCCTGCGCGAACTGTGCCAGGAGATGCACGATCTGTACGTCAGCTTTGACGTGAAGAGCCTGCAAAAAGAAATGTTCCGTAAACGGAGCTTCCCGCGGGTGGTGATGAATCCCCAGGATGCCAACCACGAGTTTATTCGCGGCAACGTTGAGCTGGTGCGTCTGAGCGAGGCGGAAGGCCGCGTCGCGGCGGAGGGGGCGCTGCCGTATCCGCCGGGCGTGCTGTGCGTGGTGCCCGGCGAGGTCTGGGGCGGCGCCGTGCTGCGCTATTTCCTCGCGCTGGAGGAGGGGGTCAATATGCTGCCGGGCTTCTCGCCGGAGCTGCAGGGGGTTTACAGCGAGACGGATCCGGACGGCATTAAGCGGCTGTATGGCTACGTGCTGAAGGGATAA
- a CDS encoding pyridoxal-phosphate dependent enzyme: MVMSLFHSVSDLIGHTPLLQLHKLDTGPCSLFLKLENQNPGGSIKDRVALSMINEAERQGKLAPGGTIIEATAGNTGLGLALIAAQKNYRLILVVPDKMSREKIFHLRALGATVLLTRSDVNKGHPAYYQDYARRLADETPGAFYIDQFNNDANPLAHATSTAPELYQQLEGDIDAIVVGVGSGGTLGGLQAWFAEHSPKTEFILADPAGSILADQVDTGRYGETGSWLVEGIGEDFIPPLARLEGVHTAYRVSDREAFQTARQLLQVEGVLAGSSTGTLLSAALRYCRAQSRPKRVVTFACDSGNKYLSKMFNDDWMRQQGLIARPQQGDLSDFIALRHDEGATVTAAPDHTLAAVFTRMRLYDISQLPVLEDGRVVGIVDEWDLIRHVQGDRQRFSLPVSEAMSRHVETLDKHAPESELQAILDRGLVAVIADNARFLGLVTRSDVLTAWRNRVAQ, translated from the coding sequence ATGGTTATGTCACTGTTTCATTCCGTGAGCGATCTGATCGGTCATACTCCCCTGCTCCAGTTGCATAAACTGGATACCGGCCCCTGCAGTCTGTTTTTAAAACTGGAAAATCAGAACCCGGGCGGATCAATTAAAGATCGCGTTGCGCTGTCGATGATTAATGAAGCCGAGCGCCAGGGAAAACTGGCGCCTGGAGGAACGATAATCGAAGCCACCGCCGGTAACACCGGCCTCGGCCTGGCGCTGATCGCGGCGCAGAAAAATTACCGGCTGATCCTGGTGGTGCCGGACAAAATGAGCCGCGAGAAAATCTTTCACCTGCGGGCGCTGGGCGCGACGGTGCTGCTCACCCGTTCCGACGTCAATAAAGGCCACCCAGCCTATTATCAGGATTATGCCCGCCGGCTTGCCGATGAAACCCCGGGCGCCTTTTACATCGACCAGTTTAATAACGACGCCAATCCGCTGGCCCATGCCACCTCCACTGCGCCGGAGCTTTATCAGCAGCTGGAAGGCGACATTGACGCCATCGTTGTCGGCGTCGGCTCCGGCGGTACGCTGGGTGGGCTTCAGGCCTGGTTTGCAGAACACTCGCCGAAAACGGAATTTATTCTCGCCGATCCGGCGGGTTCGATCCTTGCCGATCAGGTCGATACCGGACGCTACGGTGAAACGGGCTCCTGGCTGGTCGAAGGGATCGGCGAAGATTTTATCCCGCCGCTGGCCAGGCTGGAGGGAGTGCATACCGCGTATCGCGTCAGCGACCGCGAAGCATTCCAGACTGCGCGCCAGCTGCTGCAGGTCGAGGGCGTGCTGGCCGGCTCCTCCACCGGCACCTTGCTCAGCGCCGCCCTGCGCTACTGCCGGGCGCAAAGCCGTCCGAAACGGGTGGTGACCTTCGCCTGCGATAGCGGCAATAAATACCTGTCCAAAATGTTCAACGATGACTGGATGCGCCAGCAAGGACTGATCGCCCGGCCCCAACAGGGCGATCTCAGTGATTTTATCGCCCTGCGCCATGACGAAGGCGCTACCGTCACGGCCGCGCCGGACCACACCCTGGCCGCGGTCTTTACCCGCATGCGGCTGTATGACATCTCCCAACTGCCGGTACTGGAAGATGGCCGCGTGGTCGGCATCGTCGATGAGTGGGATTTGATCCGCCACGTACAGGGCGATCGCCAACGCTTCTCCCTGCCGGTCAGCGAAGCGATGAGCCGCCATGTTGAAACTCTCGATAAGCATGCGCCAGAGAGCGAACTGCAGGCCATTCTCGATCGCGGTCTGGTGGCGGTGATCGCTGACAACGCGCGTTTTCTTGGCCTGGTCACCCGCAGCGATGTACTGACCGCCTGGCGTAACCGAGTCGCACAATAA
- a CDS encoding DUF554 domain-containing protein codes for MVTGPFINASAVLVGGVLGALLSQRLPERIRTAMTSIFGLASLGIGILLVIKCANLPVMVLSTLVGTLLGEICNMEKGINALVSKLQQLLSAKGKKKASAHDSYIQSYVAIIVLFCASGTGVFGAMREGMTGDASILIAKAFLDFFTATIFACTLGIAVAAISVPMLLIQLTLAACAAIIMPLTTPMMLADFSAVGGMLLVATGLRICGIKMFAVVNMLPALVLAMPISAAWTLFFA; via the coding sequence GTGGTTACAGGACCTTTTATTAACGCCAGCGCGGTGCTGGTCGGCGGTGTGCTGGGCGCCTTACTCAGCCAACGGTTGCCGGAACGGATCCGTACCGCAATGACCTCTATTTTTGGCCTGGCGTCATTGGGCATCGGCATTTTACTGGTCATTAAGTGCGCCAATCTGCCGGTGATGGTGCTCTCAACCCTGGTGGGGACGCTGCTCGGCGAAATATGCAATATGGAAAAAGGGATCAATGCCCTGGTCAGTAAGCTCCAGCAGCTGCTGTCAGCTAAAGGTAAGAAAAAAGCCTCGGCTCATGACTCCTATATTCAGAGCTATGTGGCGATTATCGTCCTGTTCTGCGCCAGCGGCACCGGCGTCTTCGGCGCCATGCGCGAAGGGATGACCGGCGACGCCAGCATTCTGATTGCCAAAGCGTTTCTCGACTTTTTCACCGCCACCATTTTCGCTTGCACCCTGGGCATTGCCGTCGCCGCTATCAGCGTGCCGATGCTGCTTATCCAGCTGACTCTTGCAGCCTGCGCGGCGATCATAATGCCGCTTACCACGCCAATGATGCTGGCGGATTTCAGCGCCGTCGGCGGCATGCTGCTGGTCGCCACCGGGCTGCGCATCTGCGGGATAAAAATGTTTGCGGTGGTGAATATGCTGCCTGCGCTGGTGCTGGCGATGCCAATTTCAGCGGCCTGGACGCTGTTTTTTGCCTGA